In Archocentrus centrarchus isolate MPI-CPG fArcCen1 chromosome 21, fArcCen1, whole genome shotgun sequence, the following are encoded in one genomic region:
- the LOC115800989 gene encoding probable ribonuclease ZC3H12C codes for MGLKDHLEDGTGHILSPGLDLDYLHVEGAERQAGNLGAGATVKSSNTAGSRSISCSIHSSSSSSCSNFSEESAISDSEDERLQTGSGSEFKTPHHDQPRLHQRESSSVCQPVRLDLTPNQSPGDPSETALTDPITDCRTKVEFALKLGYSEELVLLVLRKLGPDALINDMLGELVKLGTKTEMDQQGGPTVSQSPSSSLSSTTASSSSNSCLDSSRPLCPSHLLEDKENLRPVVVDGSNVAMSHGNKEVFSCQGIQLAVDWFLERGHRDITVFVPAWRKEQSRPDALITDQEILRRLEKEKILVFTPSRRVQGRRVVCYDDRFIVKLAYESDGIIVSNDNYRDLANEKPEWKKFIDERLLMYSFVNDKFMPPDDPLGRHGPSLENFLRKRPVIPEHRKQPCPYGKKCTYGHKCKFYHPERGSQPQRAVADELRASAKISSVSSRGLLEHALMAKSQKNGQPEGMAEAQLSRDTGKKKPNQSPRSSFSEHKQDKFQVYSKAEEQRGGSSSSNIVGHPAPGGPPSSGHLERWEHPEGSSGGSSSVVEASGSRKADSYHRCSSPEVGYNSLVKAYSGLSLVVPQTPERFFTGDLRTSSLASDCSSDSSVSSDSFSPDPVLDDSPKCHHHHPRHHHHHYSGQYPYQARLVSPRLSQHSPRSHVLPQGLWRPHGFGIEDLPSSITSHASPQHVKARSVYIPPQQHVQLLGNCPGEPSRPQHPPQTPTAHSHSQSFPHSHNPMGSLWQEHRLQDARVCEGSPIHPIRNYLGLNQQPQHQMNWDPNYEPPPKPSYDLFSSKSLPQVHGKTWHSPWGQQVHSSPHGLLISGLSSLPQQSLPPAPTHKSHMPSATHHPKSTALGQYQDLRERVFVNLCGIFPPDLVRMVMTRNPHVTDAQELAAAILMEKSQQSS; via the exons ATGGGCCTGAAGGACCATCTGGAGGATGGGACAGGCCACATCCTCAGCCCGGGGCTGGATCTGGACTACCTACATGTGGAAGGTGCTGAGCGGCAGGCTGGGAATTTAGGAGCAGGtgccacagttaaaagcagtaATACTGCTGGTAGCAGAAGCATTAGCTGTAGCATTCattcaagcagcagcagcagttgcaGTAACTTTTCTGAGGAGAGTGCCATCTCTGACAGTGAAGATGAACGGCTCCAGACTGGGTCTGGTTCTGAATTTAAAACCCCGCACCACGATCAGCCTCGCCTACACCAAAGGGAGTCCTCCTCAGTCTGTCAGCCAGTCAGGCTGGACCTGACGCCAAATCAATCCCCTGGAGACCCCTCAGAAACAGCTTTGACTGACCCCATCACAGACTGCCGCACAAAGGTGGAGTTTGCTCTCAAGCTAGGCTACTCTGAAGAACTGGTGTTGCTGGTCCTGAGGAAACTTGGCCCTGACGCGCTTATCAATGATATGCTAGGAGAGCTGGTGAAACTGGGAACCAAAACAGAGATGGATCAGCAAGGAGGTCCAACTGTCTCTcagtctccctcctcctctttgtcctcCACAACGGCCTCGTCCTCCTCCAACTCCTGTCTGGATTCTTCTCGGCCGCTGTGTCCATCCCACCTGctggaagacaaagaaaaccttCGTCCCGTCGTTGTGGATGGAAGCAACGTAGCAATGAG TCATGGGAATAAGGAAGTGTTTTCCTGCCAAGGCATCCAGCTGGCAGTTGATTGGTTCTTGGAGCGAGGTCACCGTGACATCACTGTTTTTGTCCCTGCCTGGAGAAAGGAGCAGTCGCGTCCTGATGCTCTTATCACAG ACCAAGAGATCCTGCGGCGTCTAGAGAAAGAGAAGATCCTGGTTTTCACTCCATCTCGACGTGTGCAAGGACGTCGCGTGGTTTGCTATGATGACAGATTCATCGTCAAACTGGCCTACGAGTCAGACGGCATAATTGTTTCGAACGACAACTACCGCGATTTAGCCAATGAGAAGCCAGAGTGGAAGAAATTCATTGATGAACGCCTGCTGATGTACTCGTTTGTAAATGACAA ATTCATGCCCCCTGATGACCCACTGGGACGCCATGGACCTAGTCTTGAGAATTTCCTGAGGAAGAGGCCTGTTATTcctgaacacagaaaacagccaTGTCCTTACG GAAAAAAGTGCACATATGGCCATAAGTGCAAGTTCTATCACCCTGAAAGGGGTAGTCAGCCCCAGCGAGCTGTGGCAGATGAGCTCCGTGCCAGTGCCAAAATTTCATCAGTATCTTCCAGAGGCCTGCTGGAACATGCCCTGATGGCAAAGAGCCAAAAAAATGGTCAACCAGAAGGAATGGCTGAGGCCCAGCTAAGTCGggacactgggaaaaaaaagccaaatcagAGCCCTCGGAGCTCTTTCAGTGAGCACAAGCAGGACAAATTCCAGGTCTATTCCAAAGCAGAAGAACAGAGGGGTGGGAGCAGTAGTAGCAACATTGTAGGGCATCCTGCTCCGGGGGGGCCGCCTTCATCAGGACATCTGGAAAGATGGGAGCACCCTGAGGGAAGTAGTGGAGGCAGCTCCAGTGTTGTTGAGGCTTCAGGATCAAGAAAAGCAGACTCTTATCACAGATGCAGCTCTCCGGAGGTGGGCTACAACTCACTAGTAAAGGCTTATTCAGGTCTCAGTCTTGTAGTGCCACAGACTCCTGAACGCTTCTTTACAGGCGATCTACGCACAAGTTCATTGGCTTCAGACTGTAGCAGTGACAGCAGTGTCAGCTCAGATTCTTTTTCTCCTGACCCCGTGTTAGATGATAGCCCCAAGTGTCATCACCATCATCCTcgccaccatcatcatcactacTCTGGTCAGTACCCCTACCAGGCAAGACTTGTTTCTCCTAGACTGAGCCAGCATTCTCCTCGTAGCCATGTCCTTCCTCAAGGACTTTGGAGACCACATGGTTTTGGCATAGAAGACCTTCCATCTTCTATTACCTCTCATGCCTCGCCACAGCATGTCAAGGCCCGTTCAGTCTACATCCCACCCCAGCAACATGTTCAGTTGCTGGGCAATTGCCCAGGGGAACCATCTCGTCCACAACATCCACCCCAAACTCCCACTGCTCACTCCCACTCTCAGAGCTTCCCTCACAGCCACAATCCAATGGGCTCCCTCTGGCAGGAACACAGGCTTCAGGACGCCCGAGTGTGTGAAGGATCACCAATTCACCCTATAAGAAACTACTTGGGGCTAAACCAACAACCTCAGCACCAGATGAACTGGGACCCTAATTATGAGCCACCCCCTAAGCCTTCCTATGATCTGTTTTCCTCCAAGAGTCTTCCACAAGTCCATGGCAAGACTTGGCACTCTCCTTGGGGCCAGCAAGTTCATTCATCACCCCATGGCCTTTTAATATCAGGTCTTTCATCACTCCCACAGCAGTCTCTTCCACCTGCACCTACCCACAAGAGCCACATGCCCTCAGCAACCCATCACCCAAAGTCAACTGCCTTGGGTCAATACCAAGACCTTAGGGAGAGGGTGTTTGTTAACTTGTGTGGGATCTTCCCTCCAGATTTGGTGAGGATGGTAATGACTAGGAATCCACATGTGACAGATGCTCAGGAGCTTGCAGCTGCAATTTTAATGGAGAAATCACAGCAGAGTTCTTGA